A segment of the Salmo trutta unplaced genomic scaffold, fSalTru1.1, whole genome shotgun sequence genome:
tggtagtagtagtagtaatgatgatggtagtgatagcagtttagtgatggtggtagtagtagtaatgatgatggtagtgatagcagtttagtgatggtggtagtagtagtagtagtaatgatgatggtagtgatagcagtttagtgatggtagtggtagtagtagtagtaatgatgatggtagtgatagcagtttagtggtggtggtagtagtagtagtaatgatgatggtagtgatagcagtttagtgatggtagtgatagcagtttagtgatggtagtgatagcagtttagtgatggtaatgatagcagtttagtgatggtagtagtagtagtagtagtagtaatgatgatggtagtgatagcagtatagtgatggtggtagtagtagtagtaatgatgatggtagtgatagcagtttagtgatggtggtagtagtagtagtagtaatgatgatggtagtgatagctgtttagtgatggtggtagtagtagtagtaatgatgatggtagtgatagcagtttagtgatggtagtagtagtagtagtaatgatgatggtagtgatagcagtttagtgatggtggtagtagtagtagtagtaatgatgatggtagtgatagcagtttagtgatggtggtagtagtagtagtagtaatgatgatggtagtgatagcagtatagtaatggtggtagtagtagtagtagtaatgatgatggtagtgatagcagtttagtgatggtggtagtagtagtagtagtaatgatgatggtagtgatagcagtttagtgatggtggtagtagtagtaatgatgatggtaatgatagcagtttagtgatggtagtagtagtagtagtaatgatgatggtagtgatagcagtttagtgatggtggtagtagtagtaatgatgatggtaatgatagcagtttagtgatggtggtagtagtagtaatgatgatggtagtgatagctgtttagtggtggtagtagtagtagtagtagtaatgatgatggtagtgatagcagtttagtgatggtggtagtagtagtagtagtaatgatgatggtagtgatagcagtttagtgatggtggtagtagtagtagtaatgatgatggaagtgatagcagtatagtgatgatggtagtagtggtaatgatgatggtagtgatagtagtttagtgatggtagtagtagtagtaatgatgatggtaatgatagcagtttagtgatggtggtggtagtagtagtaatgatgatggtaatgatagcagtttagtggtggtggtaatgatagcagattagtgatggtggtagtagtagtaatgatgatggtagtgatagctgtttagtgatggtagtagtagtagtaatgatgatggtagtgatagcagtttagtgatggtagtagtagtagtagtagtaatgatgatggtagtgatagcagtttagtgatggtggtagtagtagtagtaatgatgatggtaatgatagctgtttagtgatggtagtagtaatgatgatggtagtgatagcagtttagtgatggtggtagtagtagtaatgatgatgatggtagtgatagcagtttagtgatggtggtagtagtagtagtagtagtagtggtaatgatagcagtttagtgatggtagtagtagtagtaatgatgatggtagtgatagcagtttagtgatggtggtggtagtagtagtagtaatgatgatggtagtgatagcagtttagtgatggtggtagtagtagtaatgatgatggtagtgatagcagtttagtgatggtggtagtagtagtagtagtaatgatgatggtagtgatagcagtttagtgatggtagtagtagtagtaatgatgatggtagtgatagcagtttagtgatggtggtagtagtagtagtaatgatgatggtagtgatagctgtttagtggtggtagtagtagtagtagtaatgatgatggtagtgatagcagtttagtgatggtggtagtagtagtagtagtaatgatgatggtagtgatagcagtttagtgatggtagtagtagtagtaatgatgatggtagtgatagcagtttagtgatggtagtagtagtagtaatgatgatggtaatgatagcagtttagtgatggtagtagtagtaatgatgatggtagtgatagcagtttagtggtggtggtagtagtagtagtagtaatgatgatggtagtgatagcagtttagtgatggtagtagtagtagtagtaatgatgatggtagtgatagcagtatagtgatggtggtagtagtagtagtagtagtaatgatgatggtagtgatagcagtttagtgatggtagtagtagtagtagtaatgatgatggtagtgatagcagtttagtgatggtagtagtagtagtagtaatgatgatggtagtgatagcagtttagtgatggtggtagtagtagtaatgatgatggtagtgatagcagtttagtgatggtagtagtagtagtagtaatgatgatggtagtgatagcagtttagtgatggtggtagtagtagtagtaatgatgatggtagtgatagcagtttagtgatggtggtagtagtagtagtagtaatgatgatggtagtgatagcggtatagtgatggtggtagtagtagtagtaatgatgatggtagtgatagcggtatagtgatggtagtagtagtagtaatgatgatggtaatgatagcagtttagtgatggtggtagtagtagtagtaatgatgatggtagtgatagcagtttagtgatggtggtagtagtagtaatgatgatggtagtgatagcagtttagtgatggtggtagtagtagtaatgatgatggtagtgatagcagtttagtgatggtggtagtagtagtagtagtaatgatgatggtaatgatagcagtttagtgatggtagtagtagtagtagtagtagtaatgatgatggtagtgatagcagtttagtgatggtggtagtagtagtaatgatgatggtagtgatagcggtatagtgatggtagtagtagtagtaatgatgatggtaatgatagcagtttagtgatggtggtagtagtagtagtaatgatgatggtagtgatagcagtttagtgatggtggtagtagtagtaatgatgatggtagtgatagcagtttagtgatggtggtagtagtagtaatgatgatggtagtgatagcagtttagtgatggtggtagtagtagtagtagtaatgatgatggtaatgatagcagtttagtgatggtagtagtagtagtagtagtagtaatgatgatggtagtgatagcagtttagtgatggtggtagtagtagtagtaatgatgatggtagtgatagcagtttagtgatggtggtagtagtagtaatgatgatgatggtagtgatagctgtttagtgatggtggtagtagtagtagtaatgatgatggtagtgatagcagtttagtgatggtggtagtagtagtagtagtaatgatgatggtagtgatagcagtttagtgatggtagtagtagtagtaatgatgatggtagtgatagcagtttagtgatggtggtagtagtagtaatgatgatgatggtagtgatagcagtttagtgatggtggtagtagtagtagtaatgatgatggtagtgatagcagtttagtgatggtggtagtagtagtagtagtaatgatgatggtagtgatagctgtttagtgatggtggtggtagtagtagtagtaatgatgatggtagtgatagttgtttagtgatggtggtagtagtagtaatgatgatggtaatgatagcagtttagtgatggtagtagtagtagtaatgatgatggtaatgatagcagtttagtgatggtagtagtagtagtaatgatgatgatggtagtgatagcagtttagtgatggtggtagtagtagtagtagtaatgatgatggtagtgatagcagtttagtgatggtggtagtagtagtagtagtaatgatgatggtagtgatagcagtttagtggtggtagtagtagtagtagtagtaatgatgatggtaatgatagctgtttagtgatggtggtagtagtagtaatgatgatggtaatgatagcagtttagtgatggtagtagtagtagtaatgatgatggtagtgatagcagtttagtgatggtggtagtagtagtaatgatgatggtagtgatagcagtttagtgatggtggtagtagtagtaatgatgatggtaatgatagcagtatagtgatggtagtagtagtagtaatgatgatggtagtgatagcagtttagtggtggtggtagtagtagtaatgatgatggtagtgatagcagtttagtgatggtagtagtagtagtaatgatgatggtagtgatagcagtttagtggtggtggtagtagtagtagtagtaatgatgatggtagtgatagctgtttagtgatggtggtggtagtagtagtagtaatgatgatggtagtgatagttgtttagtgatggtggtagtagtagtaatgatgatggtaatgatagcagtttagtgatggtagtagtagtagtaatgatgatggtaatgatagcagtttagtgatggtagtagtagtagtaatgatgatgatggtagtgatagcagtttagtgatggtggtagtagtagtagtagtaatgatgatggtagtgatagcagtttagtgatggtggtagtagtagtagtagtaatgatgatggtagtgatagcagtttagtggtggtagtagtagtagtagtagtaatgatgatggtaatgatagctgtttagtgatggtggtagtagtagtaatgatgatggtaatgatagcagtttagtgatggtagtagtagtagtaatgatgatggtagtgatagcagtttagtgatggtggtagtagtagtaatgatgatggtagtgatagcagtttagtgatggtggtagtagtagtaatgatgatggtagtgatagcagtatagtgatggtagtagtagtagtaatgatgatggtagtgatagcagtttagtggtggtggtagtagtagtaatgatgatggtagtgatagcagtttagtgatggtagtagtagtaatgatgatggtagtgatagcagtttagtggtggtggtagtagtagtagtagtagtaatgatgatggtagtgatagcagtttagtgatggtggtagtagtagtagtaatgatgatggtagtgatagcagtttagtgatggtggtagtagtagtaatgatgatggtagtgatagcagtttagtgatggtggtagtagtagtagtagtaatgatgatggtagtgatagcagtttagtgatggtagtggtagtagtagtagtaatgatgatggtagtgatagcagtttagtggtggtggtagtagtagtagtaatgatgatggtagtgatagcagtttagtgatggtagtgatagcagtttagtgatggtagtgatagcagtttagtgatggtaatgatagcagtttagtgatggtagtagtagtagtagtagtagtaatgatgatggtagtgatagcagtatagtgatggtggtagtagtagtagtaatgatgatggtagtgatagcagtttagtgatggtggtagtagtagtagtagtaatgatgatggtagtgatagctgtttagtgatggtggtagtagtagtagtaatgatgatggtagtgatagcagtttagtgatggtagtagtagtagtagtaatgatgatggtagtgatagcagtttagtgatggtggtagtagtagtagtaatgatgatggtagtgatagcagtttagtgatggtggtagtagtagtagtaatgatgatggtagtgatagcagtatagtaatggtggtagtagtagtagtagtaatgatgatggtagtgatagcagtttagtgatggtggtagtagtagtagtagtaatgatgatggtagtgatagcagttagtgatggtggtagtagtagtaatgatgatggtaatgatagcagttagtgatggtagtagtagtagtagtaatgatgatggtagtgatagcagtttagtgatggtggtagtagtagtaatgatgatggtaatgatagcagtttagtgatggtggtagtagtagtaatgatgatggtagtgatagctgtttagtggtggtagtagtagtagtagtagtaatgatgatggtagtgatagcagtttagtgatggtggtagtagtagtagtagtaatgatgatggtagtgatagcagtttagtgatggtggtagtagtagtagtaatgatgatggaagtgatagcagtatagtgatgatggtagtagtagtaatgatgatggtagtgatagtagtttagtgatggtagtagtagtaatgatgatggtaatgatagcagtttagtgatggtggtggtagtagtagtaatgatgatggtaatgatagcagtttagtggtggtggtaatgatagcagattagtgatggtggtagtagtagtaatgatgatggtagtgatagctgtttagtgatggtagtagtagtagtagtaatgatgatggtagtgatagcagtttagtgatggtagtagtagtagtagtagtaatgatgatggtagtgatagcagtttagtgatggtggtagtagtagtagtagtaatgatgatggtaatgatagctgtttagtgatggtagtagtaatgatgatggtagtgatagcagtttagtgatggtggtagtagtagtaatgatgatgatggtagtgatagcagtttagtgatggtggtagtagtagtagtagtagtagtggtaatgatagcagtttagtgatggtagtagtagtagtaatgatgatggtagtgatagcagtttagtgatggtggtggtagtagtagtagtaatgatgatggtagtgatagcagtttagtgatggtggtagtagtagtaatgatgatggtagtgatagcagtttagtgatggtggtagtagtagtagtagtaatgatgatggtagtgatagcagtttagtgatggtagtagtagtagtaatgatgatggtagtgatagcagtttagtgatggtggtagtagtagtagtaatgatgatggtagtgatagctctttagtggtggtagtagtagtagtaatgatgatggtagtgatagcagtttagtggtggtggtagtagtagtagtaatgatgatggtagtgatagcagtttagtggtggtggtagtagtagtaatgatgatggtagtgatagcagtttagtgatggtggtagtagtagtagtaatgatgatggtagtgatagcagtttagtgatggtggtagtagtagtaatgatgatgtagtgatagctgtttagtgatggtggtagtagtagtagtagtaatgatgatggtagtgatcgcagtatagtgatggtggtagtagtagtagtagtaatgatgatggtagtgatagcggtatagtgatggtagtagtagtagtaatgatgatggtaatgatagcagtttagtgatggtggtagtagtagtagtaatgatgatggtagtgatagcagtttagtgatggtagtagtagtagtaatgatgatggtagtgatagcagtatagtgatggtggtagtagtagtagtaatgatgatggtagtgatagcagtatagtgatggtggtagtagtagtagtaatgatgatggtagtgatagcagattagtgatggtggtagtagtagtagtaatgatgatggtaatgatagcagtttagtgatggtggtagtagtagtagtagtaatgatgatggtaatgatagcagtttagtggtggtggtaatgatagcagtttagtgatggtagtagtagtagtaatgatgatggtagtgatagcagtttagtgatggtggtagtagtagtaatgatgatggtaatgatagctgtttagtgatggtggtagtagtagtagtagtagtaatgatgatggtagtgatagcagtttagtgatggtagtagtagtagtagtagtagtaatgatgattgtagtgatagctgtttagtgatggtagtagtagtagtagtagtagtaatgatgatggtaatgatagctgtttagtgatggtggtagtagtagtagtagtaatgatgatggtaatgatagcagtttagtgatggtggtagtagtagtaatgatgatggtaatgatagcagtttagtgatggtggtagtagtagtaatgatgatggtaatgatagctgtttagtgatggtggtggtagtagtagtagtaatgatgatggtagtgatagcagtttagtgatggtggtagtagtagtagtaatgatgatggtagtgatagcagtttagtgatggtggtagtagtagtagtagtaatgatgatggtagtgatagcagtttagtgatggtggtagtagtagtagtagtaatgatgatggtaatgatagcagtttagtgatggtggtagtagtagtaatgatgatggtagtgatagcagtttagtgatggtggtagtagtagtagtaatgatgatggtagtgatagcagtttagtgatggtagtagtagtagtaatgatgatggtagtgatagcagtttagtgatggtagtagtagtagtagtaatgatgatggtagtgatagcagtttagtgatggtggtagtagtagtaatgatgatggtaatgatagcagtttagtgatggtggtagtagtagtagtagtaatgatgatggtagtgatagcagtttagtgatggtggtagtagtagtagtaatgatgatggtagtgatagcagtttagtgatggtggtagtagtagtagtagtaatgatgatggtagtgatagcagttagtgatggtggtagtagtagtagtaatgatgatggtagtgatagcagtttagtgatggtagtagtagtagtagtagtaatgatgatggtagtgatagcagtatagtgatggtggtagtagtagtagtagtagtaatgatgatggtagtgatagcagtttagtgatggtggtagtagtagtaatgatgatggtaatgatagcagtttagtgatggtagtagtagtagtagtagtagtaatgatgatggtagtgatagcagtttagtgatggtagtagtagtagtaatgatgatggtaatgatagcagtttagtgatggtagtagtagtagtagtagtagtaatgatgatggtagtgatagcagtttagtgatggtggtagtagtagtaatgatgatggtagtgatagcagtttagtgatggtggtggtagtagtagtagtaatgatgatggtagggatagcagtttagtgatggtggtagtagtagtagtagtaatgatgatggtagtgatagcagtttagtgatggtggtagtagtagtagtaatgatgatggtagtgatagcagtttagtgatgatagtagtagtagtaatgatgatggtagtgatagcagtttagtgggtagtagtagtaatgatgatggtagtgatagcagtttagtgatggtagtattagtagtagtagtaatgatgatggtagtgatagcagttagtgatggtggtagtagtagtaatgatgatgtagtgatagcagtttagtgatggtggtagtagtagtaatgatgatggtagtgatagcagtttagtgatggtggtagtagtagtagtaatgatgatggtagtgatagcagtttagtgatggtggtagtagtagtaatgatgatggtagtgatagcggtatagtgatggtggtagtagtagtaatgatgatggtagtgatagcggtatagtgatggtggtagtagtagtaatgatgatggtaatgatagcagtttagtgatggtggtagtagtagtaatgatgatggtaatgatagcagtttagtgatgatagtagtagtagtagtaatgatgatggtaatgatagcagtttagtgatggtaatgatagcagtttagtgatggtagtgatagcagtttagtgatggtggtagtagtagtaatgatgatggtaatgatagctgtttagtgatggtggtagtagtagtagtagtaatgatgatggtaatgatagcagtttagtgatggtggtagtagtagtaatgatgatggtaatgatagcagtttagtgatggtggtagtagtagagggatgagagagagagagagagagagagagagagggatgagagagagagagagggagagagaggatgagagaggggggatgagagagagagagggatgagagagagagagaggagagagagagaggggggatgagagagaaagagagggagagagagggatgagagagagagagggatgagagagagagagagggagagagagagaggggggatgagagagaaagagagagagagataattgaaTTTGAAATCATTCTAAGTACTGTAACAGGTTTTCTATGGGCCTCCAGCAGTTCTACCATGATGTCACAATGCCCCTATCATAAACCAGGAGTCATCAGGTTCTAAAACAACAGTGTTCGGGGCTCAAGGCTGTCTGTCACCAAGAGCAGCCGGACAGCAGGTCGCACTGTACGCACTGATGGAAGTCTACGGATCCTTGCGACCTTGCCCCTCTGGATTCTTACCGACCCTGACCACCATGAGAGACAGCTACAAGGGCTTCACTGCCACGCAGCTTCAGACACAGCACGTCAGCTTCGACCTAACGGGAAGCGGGAAGTCCAAACCCAGGCTGGTCTCTGTTCAGCGGAAATCCACGGAGCCGTTCGAGACCCACTGGGAAGGGGAGCAGCTCATTAGGATGCCGCGTCTCAAACCGACCCCGGTGGCCATGTGTCAGATCACCCGGGAAGATTGGCTGCGCGCCAACAACGTAAACTACCGGCGCTTGGAGAGCAGCAGGCGGCATGCGGAAAGCTTCTGGCGCGAGACCTCCCGGTTGATCCAGAGTAAAGAGCAGCTGACTCGGCGAACGCAGTCTGACAGCTCCCGGTGGATCGGTAAACGGATAACGGAAATCTCGTTCTGGCGGAGCGAGCTGGGGTTCGAGCTCGAGCAGCTTCTCCGGGACACGGAGAGGCTACGTCAGGTCAAGTTCCGGTTGGACAGGGCCTTAAAAGAGACCGACGGCCCACTGCAGGTGAGAGAATGACAGAAAGATGATTGATAAAAATGAATTAGATAATTTATCAACTTATTGATTAGGAGTTTCTGAGGATAATGAGATACTACGGTGATGGGTGTCTTGGCATCTTCTTCTTCAACGTTTGTATTACAATTCCGGTTTGAAAAGCCCTGTGTTCTGTAAGATAATGGAAGAGCTGGTTAAGCTGTAGAACTAGTAACCTAGCAGTAAATATACAACTTGGTCTGTATTCAAAATTGCACATAGAATTCCCTATATATACTAGTGCACCAgcctaaataaggaatagggtgttatttgttACACCATTAAACATATGATTGGGATCGATAGTGTCTACAGTAAAgagaaccagactggcacccaggctagagtctacagtaaagagaaccagactggcacccaggctagagtctacagtaaagagaaccagactggcacccaggctagagtctactgtaaagagaaccagactggcacccaggctagagtctactgtaaagagaacagaaccagactggcacccaggctagagtctactgtaaagagaaccagactggcacccaggctagtgtctacagtaaagagaaccagactggcacccaggctagagtctactgtaaacagaaccagactggcacccaggctagagtctactgtaaagagaaccagactggcacccaggctagagtctacagtaaagagaaccagactggcacccaggctagagtctacagtaaagagaaccagactggcacccaggctagagtctactgtaaacagaaccagactggcacccaggctagagtctacagtaaacagaaccagactggcacccaggctagagtctactgtaaagagaaccagactggcacccaggctagagtctactgtaaagagaaccagactggcacccaggctagagtctactgtaaagagaaccagactggcacccaggctagagtctactgtaagagaaccagactggcacccaggctagagtctactgtaaagagaaccagactggcacccaggctagagtctacagtaaagagaaccagactggcacccaggctagagtctactgtaaagagaaccagactggcacccaggctagagtctactgtaaagagaaccagactggcacccaggctagagtctactgtaaagagaaccagactggcacccaggctagagtctactgtaaagagaaccagactggcacccaggctagagtctactgtaaagagaaccagacgggcacccaggctagagtctacagtaagagaaccagactggcacccaggctagagtctacagtaaagagaaccagactggcacccaggctagagtctacagtaaagagaaccagactggcacccaggctagagtctacagtaaagagaaccagactggcacccaggctagagtctactgtaaagagaaccagcctggcacccaggctagagtctacagtaaagagaaccagactggcacccaggctagagtctactgtaaagagaaccagactggcacccaggctagagtctactgtaaagagaaccagactggcacccaggctagagtctacagtaaagagaaccagactggcacccaggctagagtctacagtaaagagaaccagactggcacccaggctagagtctactgtaaagagaacagaaccagactggcacccaggctagagtctactgtaaagagaaccagactggcacccaggctagagtctacagtaaagagaaccagactggcacccaggctagagtctactgtaaagagaaccagactggcacccaggctagagtctactgtaaagagaaccagacgggcacccaggctagagtctacagtaaagagaaccagactggcacccaggctagagtctacagtaaagagaaccagactggcacccaggctagagtctacagtaaagagaaccagactggcacccaggctagagtctacagtaaagagaaccagactggcacccaggctagagtctactgtaaagagaaccagactggcacccaggctagagtctacagtaaagagaaccagactggcacccaggctagagtctactgtaaagagaaccagactggcacccaggctagagtctactgtaaagagaaccagactggcacccaggctagagtctactgtaaagagaaccagactggcacccaggctagagtctacagtaaagagaaccagactggcacccaggctagagtctactgtaaagagaaccagactggcacccaggctagagtctactgtaaagagaaccagactggcacccaggctagagtctactgtaaagagaaccagacggcacccaggctagagtctactgtaaagagaaccagactggcacccaggctagagtctactgtaaagagaaccagactggcacccaggctagagtctactgtaaagagaaccagactggcacccaggctagtgtctac
Coding sequences within it:
- the LOC115182228 gene encoding tektin-3-like, coding for MEVYGSLRPCPSGFLPTLTTMRDSYKGFTATQLQTQHVSFDLTGSGKSKPRLVSVQRKSTEPFETHWEGEQLIRMPRLKPTPVAMCQITREDWLRANNVNYRRLESSRRHAESFWRETSRLIQSKEQLTRRTQSDSSRWIGKRITEISFWRSELGFELEQLLRDTERLRQVKFRLDRALKETDGPLQMSQDCQFQCQKLNDGVIDAVEKELVQEVTVIRSSQEQLERIRDKVQKQL